The bacterium nucleotide sequence AGGGACTATTCTATCCCGAATTGAAGATGAAAAAAACATCCTTGAGGTAAGAGAAAAGGTTAAAGACCTTTGTGCTCGCTTTCCACTCTACCAGTATTAAGAAGGCTGTTAACTATCGACAAAGTTGAGGGGAACCTTCCGGGCTCAGACCAAAGCCACTCGATTTGAATCTGAAATCCGTCAACCGTGGTTGAGTGGATGATATTGCCTTGAAGGGGGCGTCTTACAAATCGGCCTCCTGTATCCAGATCGTAAATAATTATTTGCTGCTTCGGTTGGTCAATCAGCCAGAACTCACGGACACCAATTTGTTCATATTGAACCTGTTTGGTGATTATTTCTTGACGCCTATCATAGGGAGATACAATTTCTATCACCAGATCAGGGGCCTCAACGAGGTCATTTTTATGAATGATTGAGAGGCGATCTTTACTGACGAACAATAGATCAGGTTCTCTCGCGGTATAATTTGTAATCCGGACCACTGTCCGAGAACCCAAGACCTGACCCAAGTTACGTTCTTCAACATATTGAGTAAGAATTGTGTGTAGAAAACTAAAAAGCGTTTCGTGTTGATAAGAAACGGGTGACTTCGTAGTTATAACCCCCTCGATAAGTTCGACGTTAGTGTCTTCATCTACCAATTC carries:
- a CDS encoding Uma2 family endonuclease — its product is MMVETQALETFLDKMPSAPLKLAPETIFCIDRPLTVEDFYELVDEDTNVELIEGVITTKSPVSYQHETLFSFLHTILTQYVEERNLGQVLGSRTVVRITNYTAREPDLLFVSKDRLSIIHKNDLVEAPDLVIEIVSPYDRRQEIITKQVQYEQIGVREFWLIDQPKQQIIIYDLDTGGRFVRRPLQGNIIHSTTVDGFQIQIEWLWSEPGRFPSTLSIVNSLLNTGRVESEHKGL